From Dehalobacter sp. 12DCB1, a single genomic window includes:
- a CDS encoding undecaprenyl-diphosphate phosphatase, whose amino-acid sequence MATIQFIIQSIILGIVEGITEFLPVSSTGHLIIFQNLIGFQGTNQHYVEMYTYVIQLGAILAVIVLYWKKIKQTLVDFFPSRVSYQESGLKFWLMIVLACIPGATIGILFDNTAEKYLFFPIPVAITLFLGAILMIYAENRLRTKAPVGRDRDLNVSPRQAVMIGLFQCLAVIPGMSRSASTIIGGWVAGLPTVAATEFSFFLAIPVMIGMSLLKVVKIGGLAILTSQEILSLAVGFIVSFLVAVIVIQKFISYLQRKPMRIFAIYRMIFAVFVLAAGVAGLF is encoded by the coding sequence ATGGCAACCATTCAATTTATTATTCAATCGATTATTTTAGGCATCGTGGAAGGGATCACGGAGTTTCTGCCGGTCTCATCGACAGGCCATTTGATTATTTTTCAAAATCTAATCGGGTTTCAAGGAACGAATCAGCATTATGTAGAGATGTATACCTATGTGATTCAGCTTGGAGCGATTTTGGCGGTCATTGTACTTTATTGGAAGAAGATCAAACAAACACTGGTGGATTTCTTCCCGTCAAGGGTCAGCTATCAGGAATCCGGACTGAAATTCTGGCTGATGATTGTGCTGGCGTGTATTCCGGGCGCTACGATCGGGATTCTGTTTGACAATACCGCGGAAAAATACCTGTTTTTTCCGATCCCTGTGGCGATAACACTTTTCCTCGGTGCAATCCTGATGATCTATGCTGAGAATAGGCTTAGAACAAAGGCACCGGTTGGACGGGACCGGGACTTGAATGTTTCTCCAAGACAAGCGGTTATGATCGGCTTATTTCAATGTTTGGCTGTTATTCCGGGGATGTCCCGTTCGGCATCGACGATTATCGGCGGATGGGTTGCCGGGTTGCCGACGGTGGCTGCCACGGAATTTTCGTTCTTCCTAGCGATTCCGGTGATGATTGGGATGAGCCTGCTGAAGGTTGTTAAAATTGGTGGTCTGGCTATTCTGACTTCACAAGAAATCTTGTCATTGGCTGTCGGCTTCATTGTATCCTTCCTGGTTGCAGTCATCGTCATCCAGAAATTCATTTCATATTTACAAAGAAAACCGATGCGGATTTTTGCGATCTACAGAATGATATTCGCCGTGTTCGTGTTGGCAGCAGGGGTAGCTGGTCTATTCTAA
- the proC gene encoding pyrroline-5-carboxylate reductase, with product MQTIGFIGTGNLASSVIKGLSQQDTDFRIMAYDVFQEKAELLAQTYGVASASFTETIQGSDVIFLAVKPKDIKGLLDQLAQFNLAGKLIITVVAGIGLSVYEQELPGIAVVRVMPNTSSAVLQAVSGLARGCCVTDGQAKTAETIFAVLGKFLWIDDSKMNALTAVSGSGPAYFYFFTELMALAGEKLGLTRDEAEFLAAETMVGAGKMIAESGKTSLELREAVTSPNGTTYAALESFRQAGLADIVYQAMEACAKRAEEMEGEYV from the coding sequence ATGCAAACGATCGGATTTATTGGAACAGGCAATCTGGCTTCGTCCGTGATTAAGGGGTTATCTCAGCAGGACACGGATTTCCGGATCATGGCCTATGATGTATTTCAGGAGAAAGCGGAACTCCTGGCCCAAACGTATGGTGTTGCGAGCGCTTCTTTTACTGAAACCATTCAGGGATCAGATGTTATTTTCCTAGCAGTAAAGCCAAAAGATATTAAAGGTCTTCTTGACCAGCTTGCTCAGTTCAATCTTGCAGGAAAGCTTATTATTACGGTAGTAGCAGGGATAGGGCTGTCTGTTTACGAACAGGAACTTCCCGGCATCGCCGTGGTAAGGGTCATGCCTAACACGTCCAGTGCAGTACTGCAGGCTGTATCCGGGTTGGCCAGAGGATGCTGTGTTACCGACGGACAGGCAAAGACGGCTGAAACGATCTTTGCTGTTTTGGGAAAATTCCTGTGGATTGACGATAGTAAAATGAATGCGCTGACTGCCGTCAGCGGCAGCGGCCCGGCTTATTTCTATTTTTTTACGGAACTGATGGCGCTGGCTGGTGAAAAGCTTGGCCTGACGAGGGACGAAGCTGAATTTCTGGCCGCGGAAACCATGGTTGGCGCAGGGAAAATGATTGCTGAGAGCGGCAAAACTTCGCTGGAATTAAGAGAAGCTGTTACATCACCGAACGGAACGACCTACGCCGCACTGGAGAGCTTCCGGCAAGCCGGTCTGGCAGATATTGTCTATCAGGCTATGGAGGCGTGTGCCAAACGGGCTGAGGAGATGGAAGGAGAGTATGTTTGA
- the proB gene encoding glutamate 5-kinase, with protein sequence MNTLKRAVLKIGSNSLSLPQGGIDETVIDQLAAVIAELRKQGTDCILVTSGAVAAGMAKMKLKERPKDIVGKQATAAVGQGILIERYSYYFEKYGMSCAQILLSRIDLVEAEHYRNARNTLEKLLNFGIIPVINENDTVVFEELCFGDNDRLSALVAGMVNADLLVLLTDVDGLFTANPVDHSDAVLIPQVQNVAEVKGLAEGSGSAVGTGGMITKLKAAEMATRFGTPTFLMNATRIAQIKDITEGNYPVGTYFPPLKHKLNGKKRWMAYAALSMGTVIIDAGAEKALLHDGKSLLASGVTGIEGFWERKDLIKVVNNRGEEIARGIVEFSSEETEKVKGLHSEEIRRLISGIKAEELVHRDNLTITQEY encoded by the coding sequence ATGAATACCCTGAAAAGGGCAGTATTAAAAATAGGCAGCAACAGCTTAAGCCTGCCGCAAGGCGGCATTGATGAAACCGTCATCGACCAGCTGGCCGCAGTCATTGCTGAGCTGAGAAAGCAGGGAACAGACTGCATCCTAGTTACCTCCGGTGCTGTTGCTGCCGGGATGGCCAAGATGAAGCTGAAGGAACGTCCGAAGGATATTGTCGGCAAGCAAGCCACAGCGGCTGTTGGGCAGGGAATATTGATTGAAAGGTATTCGTACTATTTTGAGAAATATGGCATGAGTTGTGCCCAGATCCTTCTTTCCCGGATCGACTTGGTTGAAGCCGAACATTACCGAAATGCGAGGAACACCTTGGAAAAACTGCTGAACTTCGGAATTATTCCGGTCATCAATGAAAATGATACCGTAGTTTTTGAAGAATTATGCTTCGGGGATAATGACAGGTTATCCGCGCTGGTGGCAGGAATGGTCAATGCAGATCTGCTGGTTCTGCTGACGGATGTCGACGGTTTGTTTACAGCGAACCCTGTCGATCATTCTGACGCTGTTCTGATTCCGCAAGTTCAAAACGTGGCGGAGGTCAAAGGTCTGGCCGAGGGTTCGGGTTCTGCGGTGGGGACTGGCGGTATGATTACGAAATTAAAGGCCGCCGAAATGGCAACCCGGTTTGGAACGCCGACATTTCTGATGAATGCGACAAGAATTGCCCAAATCAAAGACATTACTGAAGGTAATTATCCGGTAGGAACCTATTTTCCGCCGTTAAAACATAAACTAAACGGAAAGAAACGCTGGATGGCGTATGCGGCATTATCAATGGGCACGGTCATCATCGACGCCGGTGCCGAGAAAGCCTTGCTTCATGACGGCAAAAGCCTGCTTGCTTCCGGAGTAACCGGAATCGAAGGATTCTGGGAGCGCAAAGACCTGATTAAAGTTGTGAATAACCGCGGAGAAGAAATTGCCCGCGGGATTGTGGAATTCAGCAGTGAAGAGACGGAGAAAGTCAAAGGACTTCACTCTGAGGAAATACGCAGGCTGATTTCCGGGATTAAAGCAGAGGAACTGGTTCATAGGGATAACCTAACGATTACGCAGGAATACTGA